The nucleotide window AGCTCAATTTCTAGTGTAAATGTTATAGAAATGCGGTACCTTCTATTCCAGCAACACCTGCACCAGCCCCTCCTGCTTCTGCGCCTCCGTTGCCAACCTTTCAAGCTCCACCAGCTCCACCAGCTGCACCAGCTCCACCAGCTCCACCAGCCTCCACCAGCTCCACCAGCTCCATCAGCTCCACTAGCTCCCCCCAGCTCCTCCAGCTCCTCCAGCTCCTCCAGCAGCGATCCCCCTCAGAAAGAAGACAAATCGACCCAAAATATAGCATCTGTATCACAATCGTCTACAGGTCTTCCGTTCCTAGCTGAAATTAATGCTAGAAGGTCGGATTCGGGATCTGTCACTGGCTCGGTTCCTTCATTGCCATCACAAGCACCTCAATTAGATGCACCTCCATTACCATCACAAGCACCTCCATTACCATCACAGGCACCACCTTTACCCTCACAGGCTCCTCCATTACCTTCGGGGGCCCCTCCAATGCCAACTAAAAGACCTTCAACTTCAAGGCCTTCCGCACCGCCTCCGCCTGCTCCACCAGCTCCACCTATGTCTTCAGCGCCTCCTGCTCCGCCTGCTCCCCCTGCTCCCCCTGCACCACCTATGTCTTCAGCACCGCCTGCCCCTCCAGCACCTCCAGCACCTCCAGCTCCACCATTCTCAGCTGCTCCATCGACCCCAATAGCACCACCTGCACCACCGGTGGCCCCTCCCACTCCTCAGATCAGTAAAGCCAAACCTTCCAGTCAGAGAACTCCGGCTCCAGGTGGTCCTCTTCCATTCTTAAGTGAAATACAGAAGAAGCGAGATGACAGGTTTGTTGTGGGTGGAGACACTGGATATACTACTAAGCAAGAGCAATCGGATGCGGCAGCGTCCACATCGAGCTCAGCTACCGCACCTGCTCGTGAAGATAAACCTATGGGTCAAATGTCATTCTTGGGCGAGATTGAATCCAGATTGAAGCAACCACATAGTGGAGCAAAACCCCCATCTATTCCACAACCACCACCACAACCAAGCAGTGCACCTCCTCTCCCCAAGGCAGCTGCTCCAGTCCCATCTGCTCCTCCTGCAGTTCCATCTGCTGCTCCTGCAATACCTCCACAGCAAGGAAGTTCTTTCCTCGACGAAATTCAATCTACTTTGCAACACAGCCGTAGTGATTATTCGACTCCGGCACCTTCACCACCCTCAATGGCTCCCTCAGCTCCACCATTACCGTCAGCTGCTCCACCATTGCCTTCAGCTGCTCCACCATTACCTTCAGCTGCTCCACCACTGCCTTCTACTAATGCATCCAGTGCTCCTACACCACCACCGGTAGCACCTTCTCCAAAACCAGCGGTGACTATACCGAATACAACGCCATCGACTCATGTTCCTAGCACTACAAAAGCTCCTCCGCCACCTCCCACGATGGAGGCATCGACTAACACAAAGCAAAGATTATTTTCATCTGGTACTTCATCTTTTAGAGGTACGAATGAGCATACCAACGCCCCGGACATTGAAGTTGGGCAACTCACCATCAATGGCTCTAGTTCCACATCGGGTGTCAAACTCAATAGCGGTAAAGTTGTCATTGACGATTCGAGGTTTAGATGGACAAATGCTTCGCAGATACCGAAACCTAGACCTTACCAAAACAAGACGAAACTTTACCCAAGCGGTAAAGGCAGCAGTGTGCCGCTCGATTTAACTTTATTCGCATAATCAAGTTCACGATCTATATAACTATTCACAGTAAAATTCATGTGCAAGCCCCATTACGTTGATCACTCATCCCAACCGTCTTTCCACCTTTTATCCCAAAGGTTGCAATCAAACTGTTCCTTCATAAGTTTAGCATTCACCTCATTATGTGCTTCACACATCCACCTGCCTAGCTCATCTCGAGAGTTAACTTTTGGTGCATGCTTGGCAATAAACTTCTCGAAGTCTCTAGCACACCAGGAGCATGGGTAAACGTGCGAGAAAAGGGTTAAGAACTGCTTCATCTCAGACTTATTCTGCTCAGTGGGCTTGACGGGATATCTTGCCGTAATGCTATGTAATAGATCCCACGATGATCTTCCTAATTTCTCGACATCAGGTGGATCAACTTTTGCATGAGTCTTATGCCCAGGAATCATAGGCATAGCATTGTCTTTTGATTCAGTCGGCGTTTGAATTGGTGAATTCATTTTGCTTGTGATCTTGCCTGTggcaaatttgaaatccaGTAGTGTATTGCAGGAACGGCAACTAATGAAGTGACTCTTCATAGTTAGTTTTCCAGCCTTGAAGTAGAGTAAATCTCAATGAATACATACGGTTTTCCGTCCTCATCATACACTATCTTCCTCCCATCTAGTCCTTCTGTTGGAGCCATGTTAGACATAATAGGCAGTTAGCAGAGAatcctttttcaactttacTATATCGATGCCATGGAGTCGATTATTTTAGTCATCTTCGCGAAGCGATCTTCGTCAAATTAAGATTCTATTTACAATTGACATATGTATTTAAACCCTACCCATAACTCACTAATCCAGAGACATTGATTGCAGTGACTGTCCGGCATCCAGTTTCAAGTTTCCCGCAAAGTCAGATGTCCTGAGTGGTCTCATCTTCAGAGGAAAGTCTTCGATATTCTTTACATCCTTCTGAGCCATGTATTCCCTCTTTAATTTTATGTATTCCTTGGCAGCATTCAATGCAGCCTCTCTGCATAGTTCCTTAAGGTCTGAGCCTGACAGCCCGTTTGTATGAGTCGCTATAGCTTCTATGTCGAAAAAGTCTTTATCTGTCTTGGTATCCTGCAGTAAAACTTTCAGAATTTTGAGACGTTCCTCTTTACCAGGTAATGGGATGAGGAACCTCTTGGGTAATCTTCTTAGGAAGGCACTATCTATGTCTGTAATACGGTTGGTGGCTCCAACGATCATTACACGCCCACTAGTCAGCAGTCCATCCCACAGAGTCATAAATTCGGCCTTCAGCATCGCTGTCACTTCATGATCACTCGAGGCTCTCTCCCTTAGGAAGGAGTCTATCTCATCAATAAAGATCATACAAGGTTGAATTTTTTTCGCCAGCGAGAACATGGCGTCAACAATTTTATTCGATTCACCATACCATTTATCCATGATGGAAGACATTCTGATAGAGATAAAGTTCGCACCACTTTCGTTAGCCAAAGCTTTTGCAAGCATTGTCTTTCCGCAACCTGGCGGTCCATATAGTAAGACACCACTTGGAGCTTGTAAAAGTGGGTTGTTCTCGTAAACCTCTGGCATCATTAGCGGATATACAACACTTTCATGCAAATCAGCAATGATGGGATCCAAACCACcaatatctttgaaagttaCTGCTAGCTCATCGGCAGTAACAACGGATGAAAGTACACTCTTCTCATAGGTATTCAACTCTACGTCGGCCAGCTTTGGATTCTTATCGACTAGTTTCTGCCACTGGGAAAGCTGTCTGGTCTTGGATTCCTTTGATCTTCCCGATAGGGGCCCAGCTTCCACGTCATTCAGTAGTCTGCTCACGAGGTAATACAGAGAAATACCAGTGCCGATTAACACTGATAAATCTGCAACGGTCTTGAGATCAAACTTGCGAGACATCTGGAGCTAGTTCTAACTTTCAATAGACGCTCTTTCGATGTTTTGTGCTTTGAGTTGacttgttgatgaagtttaAAGACCTGgttgatttttgaaaaaattttggtgcgatgagatgagatgattTTATACAACTTAAGAGCGATTTACTAATTATAGAGCTCATATAAGTGGGATTGGATTACCAACATGGCGAGCAAGCATGGTATAAGGATTCCAGGACTGTTGTTGGATGAGCTGAAGAGCCGCGATTATAGTAAAGACGACAGATTTAATGAGCCTGCTAAGGCCAAAGGCAAGAAACGTAATCCCAAAGGTCAGCTAGGTAGAAAAGAGAGAAGGAAGCAACAGAGgttggagaagaaatctaCTAAGAAGGGCAAAACTTCAGGTGAAGATGTGCGATTGAAGACAAAGGAAATAGCTAAGGCTAAGCCTAGTAAAGTCAAATACGAAGAGTCTGCGCCTGCTAACAAGAAAAGTAAGGAAATCAAGACAGATCTACCCTTCTCTTCAGATGATGAGCTTTCTTCGGGGGACTTTGACGAGtttgatgaggatgatctggatgaggaagaatgGGAACAACTACGAGAACTCGAAGGTGAAGTCGGCGgagaaagtgatgaaacCTCGGAAGTTAATGAGtttgaggaagaggaggatcttgatgacgaggaaTTGTCTGAGGACGGTAAGGACCATGACGGGATGTCCGTCGAAGAAACAATGGCAGCGCTGAAGGCTatgaagcagaagaaagtaaaaaaaatgcaagacaaagaagtagtagaagaagtagaagaTGAGGACATGGATGAGGACGAAGGTGAGGATGAGGATCATCACGAGAATAATCTATCGgaagaggacgaagagTCTGGTGATAAGGAGATGTCCGTTGAAGAGACGATGGCCGCACTTAAGGCCATGaaagcaaagaagaataaaatgaaagatacaaagatcaataaattagaggaagaagaggtaagtgatgaaagtgaaggCAAGGAAATATCTGTGGAAGAAACAATGGCTGCACTAAAGGCTGCTAAAGAGAATAAAAAGAAGACTGAACGTTTTCCAGCCAGCgaaaagaaagataaaaaaagaccaaaatcaaaggtCATAGAAGTTGACTACCCAATGGCTCCCTCTGATCGTGCAGCCGCCGAACGGGATGAAATGGACATGCAATACTATGCCAAGAAGCTTGGTCTGAAAGGTAAATCCAAAAAAATTCACGCAAGGGACGAATTTGATGCCATAGGTGGTCTTCTAGACGGCCTGGATTATTTTGATGGTTACGGGGCTGAGGATGAGGACTACGGTGAGTATGCCTATGGTGATGATCGCCGCAAAGAATCATCCGATGAAGAGCAGGATGGCGAAGAGGTTCCGGCTTTTGGATCAGATGATGAGCTATCGTCCGgagattttgatgaatttgacgaagatgaccttgatgaagaagaatgggaGCAGCTTCGAGAGCTTGAGGAAAGGGATGATGAAAGTGGGGACGATGAGAAAGCCAAAATAAAAGGGAAAAGAGTCAAAGAAAATCCTCTTGTTGCACCAATTGAGCCAGGAACTGAGGCCTATGTTCCACCATCACTCAGGAAAAAGATGTTGGAAGGTGATGGGGAATCGGctgttgaagttgaagtcAAAAAAAGTGTTAAGTCATCGCTTAATAAACTATCAGATTCCAACTTGACAGTAATTATCAGCGCTTTGAACGACCTCTATGCCAAACATGCTAGACAAATTGTTACCAAAGTAATCATTGACCAAGTCATCGACATCATAGGACAAAGGAACAAGTTGCTAGACAGCTTTATTATCAATTACTCGGCCATCTTATATTCTCTTTGGAGGCTAAGAGGCACTGAGACTGGGGCGTCATTCATACAGTCGGTCGTTGAGTCGTTTCTTaatcattttgaagagcaGATTACAAGGTtagacaagaagaagactgaAGATCAGGACgaaattgttcttctctCCAAGGAACCCGCAAATCTTTTGAGTTTACTTGCCTACTGTTACAACTTTGGTCTCATATCAAGTAAGCTGATTTACGATTTAATCCGCATTTTTGTTGAAGCTCCAAATGAACTGACTACAGAGCTACTTCTTAGGATTATTTCTATCTCAGGGTCGCTAATTCGTGGTGATGACCCAtctgctttgaaagacatCATATCAGTATTGTTAACTAATATCAAATCCATCGAGAAGCAACCTCCGAGAATGAAGTTTTTGCTGGATACAGTATCTGATCTGAAGAACAATAGACTGAAACCATCTATGGTGGCCACATCGCACCAAAATATGAAGAAGTCGTTAAATTCATTCCTTAACGTCGGCTCAACTTCCAGTGAAGCGCTACTAGTTTCGCTGGATGACATCAAAAATGTTGATACTAAAGGTAAGTGGTGGTTAATTGGTGCTTCCTGGAAGGGCAATATGGATAGCGCATTCGAAGAGGCGCCAGGTGGAGGCTCCAAAGTGTCTACCAACGGTGGCAATCATATGACCATCGATGACGATTTGTTGGATGACACACCTGACTGGTCAGAAATTGCCAGGCGGCAACGTATGAATACAGATATACGTCGTGCAATTTTCATTAGCATCATGTCTGCACAAGACTATATGGATGCTTTCAccaaacttgaaaaattgaacctg belongs to Torulaspora delbrueckii CBS 1146 chromosome 4, complete genome and includes:
- the VRP1 gene encoding Vrp1p (similar to Saccharomyces cerevisiae VRP1 (YLR337C); ancestral locus Anc_4.168) — encoded protein: MVPPPPPPPPPPPGGSSVPSPPKPAASVMQGRDALLGDIRKGAKLKKAETNDRSAPALGGGPVVSSGPKLSSHGAPSIPESMSAPPIPGMGAPQLGDILAGGIPKLKSVHKSAGAPSIPGQAPPFPSGGAPSIPKVPNSSAPPIPGSAPAIPSAPAPSVPSARPKRRSHQKKSSISSVNVIEMRYLLFQQHLHQPLLLLRLRCQPFKLHQLHQLHQLHQLHQPPPAPPAPSAPLAPPSSSSSSSSSSSDPPQKEDKSTQNIASVSQSSTGLPFLAEINARRSDSGSVTGSVPSLPSQAPQLDAPPLPSQAPPLPSQAPPLPSQAPPLPSGAPPMPTKRPSTSRPSAPPPPAPPAPPMSSAPPAPPAPPAPPAPPMSSAPPAPPAPPAPPAPPFSAAPSTPIAPPAPPVAPPTPQISKAKPSSQRTPAPGGPLPFLSEIQKKRDDRFVVGGDTGYTTKQEQSDAAASTSSSATAPAREDKPMGQMSFLGEIESRLKQPHSGAKPPSIPQPPPQPSSAPPLPKAAAPVPSAPPAVPSAAPAIPPQQGSSFLDEIQSTLQHSRSDYSTPAPSPPSMAPSAPPLPSAAPPLPSAAPPLPSAAPPLPSTNASSAPTPPPVAPSPKPAVTIPNTTPSTHVPSTTKAPPPPPTMEASTNTKQRLFSSGTSSFRGTNEHTNAPDIEVGQLTINGSSSTSGVKLNSGKVVIDDSRFRWTNASQIPKPRPYQNKTKLYPSGKGSSVPLDLTLFA
- the SGD1 gene encoding Sgd1p (similar to Saccharomyces cerevisiae SGD1 (YLR336C); ancestral locus Anc_4.165) — translated: MASKHGIRIPGLLLDELKSRDYSKDDRFNEPAKAKGKKRNPKGQLGRKERRKQQRLEKKSTKKGKTSGEDVRLKTKEIAKAKPSKVKYEESAPANKKSKEIKTDLPFSSDDELSSGDFDEFDEDDLDEEEWEQLRELEGEVGGESDETSEVNEFEEEEDLDDEELSEDGKDHDGMSVEETMAALKAMKQKKVKKMQDKEVVEEVEDEDMDEDEGEDEDHHENNLSEEDEESGDKEMSVEETMAALKAMKAKKNKMKDTKINKLEEEEVSDESEGKEISVEETMAALKAAKENKKKTERFPASEKKDKKRPKSKVIEVDYPMAPSDRAAAERDEMDMQYYAKKLGLKGKSKKIHARDEFDAIGGLLDGLDYFDGYGAEDEDYGEYAYGDDRRKESSDEEQDGEEVPAFGSDDELSSGDFDEFDEDDLDEEEWEQLRELEERDDESGDDEKAKIKGKRVKENPLVAPIEPGTEAYVPPSLRKKMLEGDGESAVEVEVKKSVKSSLNKLSDSNLTVIISALNDLYAKHARQIVTKVIIDQVIDIIGQRNKLLDSFIINYSAILYSLWRLRGTETGASFIQSVVESFLNHFEEQITRLDKKKTEDQDEIVLLSKEPANLLSLLAYCYNFGLISSKLIYDLIRIFVEAPNELTTELLLRIISISGSLIRGDDPSALKDIISVLLTNIKSIEKQPPRMKFLLDTVSDLKNNRLKPSMVATSHQNMKKSLNSFLNVGSTSSEALLVSLDDIKNVDTKGKWWLIGASWKGNMDSAFEEAPGGGSKVSTNGGNHMTIDDDLLDDTPDWSEIARRQRMNTDIRRAIFISIMSAQDYMDAFTKLEKLNLKKKQALEIPRVILHCLSQDGASNGYNPYYAALTNKLCENQHGLVKSFQFQFWEIVKAFEDDGLERDVEDNEDLDEDRRLKKIANQGKFFGSLIAEGTLKLDVLKHVSLISGLTSDGVQFMELLLFQMLLSAAKRSEVKTKDANNKKSITYRDDILHNILANGIKSENRPIILKGLRFFLKKHFKYKNYIAMGPGDKSYDRDTRRLKWAVSKFAELIDEELENADY
- the MSP1 gene encoding protein-degrading AAA family ATPase MSP1 (similar to Saccharomyces cerevisiae MSP1 (YGR028W); ancestral locus Anc_4.166), translating into MSRKFDLKTVADLSVLIGTGISLYYLVSRLLNDVEAGPLSGRSKESKTRQLSQWQKLVDKNPKLADVELNTYEKSVLSSVVTADELAVTFKDIGGLDPIIADLHESVVYPLMMPEVYENNPLLQAPSGVLLYGPPGCGKTMLAKALANESGANFISIRMSSIMDKWYGESNKIVDAMFSLAKKIQPCMIFIDEIDSFLRERASSDHEVTAMLKAEFMTLWDGLLTSGRVMIVGATNRITDIDSAFLRRLPKRFLIPLPGKEERLKILKVLLQDTKTDKDFFDIEAIATHTNGLSGSDLKELCREAALNAAKEYIKLKREYMAQKDVKNIEDFPLKMRPLRTSDFAGNLKLDAGQSLQSMSLD
- the ERV1 gene encoding flavin-linked sulfhydryl oxidase (similar to Saccharomyces cerevisiae ERV1 (YGR029W); ancestral locus Anc_4.167) gives rise to the protein MSNMAPTEGLDGRKIVYDEDGKPCRSCNTLLDFKFATGKITSKMNSPIQTPTESKDNAMPMIPGHKTHAKVDPPDVEKLGRSSWDLLHSITARYPVKPTEQNKSEMKQFLTLFSHVYPCSWCARDFEKFIAKHAPKVNSRDELGRWMCEAHNEVNAKLMKEQFDCNLWDKRWKDGWDE